ACGTCGGCCTCAATGCAACTATCTAAGCTCTATTCAGATAGGCCTCAAGACTATCAGCCAGTGACATTCGTCGCAGGATTGAATGTAGTCATTGCCGAGATACGCCTCCCAGAAAATAAGGCTAGGGATACGCACAATCTCGGCAAGAGCACACTCGGCAGGATGCTGGATTTTTGCTTCCTTGCAGATCGTGATAAGAACTTCTTTCTGTTCAAATATTTTGACAGATTTAGCGAGTATTGTTTCTTTCTTGAGATCCAACTTCTCGACGGAACATTTCTGACCATTCGGAGGAGCGTGAGAAGTCACTCAAGGATTTCTTTCAAACGGCATCTGTCGCCTGATCAGGACTACTCCGGACTGCCCGTCGAGGCTTGGGATCATAGCGAAGTTCCCATAGAGAGAGCTCAATCGATTCTTGACGGCTTGTTGGACTGGCGGCCCATGAAGCCATGGCCTTACCGGAAAGGTTTGGGGTACTTCCTTCGTTCCCAAGATGATTTCCGCGAAGTGTTTCAACTGCGGCGATTTGCAGCGGCTCACGGTGACTGGAAGCCCTTTCTAGCCCACCTCTTGGGATTTGACTCTACAACGATAACGCAGCACTACCAAAAAGAATTTGCTCTCGAAGAAGCGAAGAAGCAAGAAGATGTCGTTAAAGGTGAGCTCGGTGGAAGCGTTGAGGATGTCAGCAAGATCGACGGAATTCTGCTGCTTAAGCGAGCGCAAGTTGATAAGACGCAAGCTCAGCTCGACGCGTTCGACTTTCGTAATCAAGATAAAACGGATACGAAACGTCTGGTTGAAGAGATTGACGATCGAATCGCTCAGTTGAATGAATCTCGATATGTTTTGTCGCAAAGTCGAAAGAAAGTGGTTGCTTCGATCAAAGAAGATGCCGTGTTGTTCGAGCCCGACAAAGCAGCTCAATTGTTCAAAGAGGCGGGCATTCTCTTCGAAGGACAAATAAAGAAAGACTTCGAGCAGTTGATTGGCTTTAACAGAGCCATCACGGAAGAGCGTCGAGCCTATTTAGAACAAGAAAGAGCTGAAATTGATTTTCAGCTGAAAGAAATTGGATCTGAGCTTACGAAGTTTGGAAAGCAGCGGGCCGAATCACTCGCGTATTTGACCGAGACGGATGCACTCGAAAAATACAAGCGAGCATCGAATAAATTAATCGACCTGCGTGCTGATATAGTCTCTCTTGAGCGCCAGCGGCAGTTTATTTCAAAGCTCCAGGAGTTGCGTAAAAACATCCGAACTCTTGGTGGTGACTTGCGAGAGTTGCAATCTACAATCGAAGCCGATGTGGAGAAGCAGAATACCGATGATAAAAGTCTTTTCTCAACTATTCGGTTGTATTTCAGCGACATCGTAGAGGCAGTAATTGATCGCAAAGCGCTACTTAGCGTATCAGTGAATCAAAAGGGGCATCTTGAGTATAAAGCTGAGATCCTGAGCATTAGTGGTGAGTCAACGAGCGCCGATGTTGGGCACACATATCGCAAACTATTGTGCATCGCCTTCGACCTGGCGCTACTGCGAGCTTACATAGCAATGCCGTTTCCAAGGTTCGCCTATCACGATGGCGTCTTTGAGTCGTTAGATGACAGGAAGAAGGAGAACCTGCTGTCCGTGCTTCGCAGTTACGCCGAACTCGGACTTCAGCCGGTAATAACGCTGATTGATTCAGATTCTCCGCCCAGTGCCCCAGGCACTTCTGCATTTTCCGAGTCTGAGATAGTCCTTAGGTTACACGACGAAGGGCCTAAGGGACGCCTTTTTATGATTGAGTCGTGGTAGCTGGGAATAGTCACAAGTCCGCAAGCAACCAGCGGACTCGCGCCGCCTCGCGGCATTGTTCGTTGTAACTTTCCGCGACAATGCGCCACGCCGGCGCCTTTGATTTTCGTTCCGAGACTACTATCGCGCTGATCGCCTTTATCCACCAGTTAAGGTTGACTGATGACTGCTTTAGTCGCCCGCCGCGATCAGGCACCAACGCAAAAAAGCCCACGCGGGTGCGTGGGCTTTTTTGTTTCTGCTTGTTAGATCGTCCCGCTCGCTACCGCAGATGATGTTTGATCTCCGCAGCCACTTGCCGCAGCGAGGCCTGCACCGCGGGAACGGTGCTAATTGGGTTCAACAGCCCCCAGTCGTGGATCATCCCTTCGTAGCGGACGGCCGTTACGTCGACGCCGGCCACGTCTAGCTTGCGAGCGTATTCTTCGCCTTCGTCGCGGAGGACGTCGTTGCCGGCCGTGAGCACCAGCGCCGGCGGCAGGCCTTGCAGTTCCTCGGTCATCGCACGGAGGGGGGAGGCGTAGATTTCAGAGCGTTCGTTCGGGTCGGTGGTGTAGTTGTCCCAGAACCACTTCATCATGTTGCGGGTGAGGAACCGGCCTTCGGCGTATTGCTCGTACGATTCGGTTTCGAAGTAGGCGTCGGTCACCGGCCACATGAGGACTTGCAGGCGGAGCGCGGGGCCCGCTTGGTCTTTGGCCATGTGGGCGACGACGGCGGCCATGTTGCCGCCGACGCTGTTGCCGACGACGGCGAGGCGGCTGCCGTCGACGTTGATTTCGTTGCCGTGCATCGCGACCCACTTCGTCGCGGCGTAGGCTTGGTTGATGGCCGTGGGGTACTGGGCTTCGGGCGACGGCGTGTAGCCGACGTAGACGGCCACGGCGCCAGATTCCGCAACGATGTCGCGGATCAGCCGCTCGTGCGTTGGGTAATCGCCGAGCACCCAGCCGCCGCCGTGGAAGAACATGAAGACTGGCAGCGTCGCCGTGACGGCGGCGGGGCGGACGATGGTGAGATCGACCTGCACGCCGTCTTGAGTGATCGTCCGCTGGCTGACGTCGGCCGGCCGGAGATTGACCGGGACTGACTTCTGAGCGTTCACGAGGACCGCCCGTGCGTCTTGGG
This sequence is a window from Lacipirellula parvula. Protein-coding genes within it:
- a CDS encoding alpha/beta hydrolase, with the translated sequence MSAAAHALDPTLDPAIDHRIRAFLKKLNAAGGPPMEEMTPQDARAVLVNAQKSVPVNLRPADVSQRTITQDGVQVDLTIVRPAAVTATLPVFMFFHGGGWVLGDYPTHERLIRDIVAESGAVAVYVGYTPSPEAQYPTAINQAYAATKWVAMHGNEINVDGSRLAVVGNSVGGNMAAVVAHMAKDQAGPALRLQVLMWPVTDAYFETESYEQYAEGRFLTRNMMKWFWDNYTTDPNERSEIYASPLRAMTEELQGLPPALVLTAGNDVLRDEGEEYARKLDVAGVDVTAVRYEGMIHDWGLLNPISTVPAVQASLRQVAAEIKHHLR
- a CDS encoding DUF2326 domain-containing protein — translated: MQLSKLYSDRPQDYQPVTFVAGLNVVIAEIRLPENKARDTHNLGKSTLGRMLDFCFLADRDKNFFLFKYFDRFSEYCFFLEIQLLDGTFLTIRRSVRSHSRISFKRHLSPDQDYSGLPVEAWDHSEVPIERAQSILDGLLDWRPMKPWPYRKGLGYFLRSQDDFREVFQLRRFAAAHGDWKPFLAHLLGFDSTTITQHYQKEFALEEAKKQEDVVKGELGGSVEDVSKIDGILLLKRAQVDKTQAQLDAFDFRNQDKTDTKRLVEEIDDRIAQLNESRYVLSQSRKKVVASIKEDAVLFEPDKAAQLFKEAGILFEGQIKKDFEQLIGFNRAITEERRAYLEQERAEIDFQLKEIGSELTKFGKQRAESLAYLTETDALEKYKRASNKLIDLRADIVSLERQRQFISKLQELRKNIRTLGGDLRELQSTIEADVEKQNTDDKSLFSTIRLYFSDIVEAVIDRKALLSVSVNQKGHLEYKAEILSISGESTSADVGHTYRKLLCIAFDLALLRAYIAMPFPRFAYHDGVFESLDDRKKENLLSVLRSYAELGLQPVITLIDSDSPPSAPGTSAFSESEIVLRLHDEGPKGRLFMIESW